GATGACCACGGACCTCTGAAGAGGTATCAGCAGTGTCTCGGGAAGTTTCAGGATCTTTGAAGGAGTTTTAAATTAAGGGATCTTTCAAGGGTCCTAATAGATCTCAGAAAAAGGGTCTTTTAAGACTGGAGGTCTGTCAGGGTTTCCAAAGGCTTTTTAAAATTCTAGCACAGTGTCCCTgagcctgggggcccgttgtctcctctcctcgcctgggccctcttcggcaggggtggggctccagctgcttccccctgccagctctctcacagtgggggcattcgggagtctctggggcgcatggccggtgttgtcggggtaggttttggtgctcctcaaTGGGGGCGCTTGACTGGGGGGCCTGGGCCCCcgtccggggatgagatcggcctcgggggctgctggcactgcctgcactctggggagggatgcctctggctgggctgggggaccgttggcctggttctcccgcgttatcgctccctggcggcagggagcttcccggcacggctttctgctgtccttccttggggcggggtacagcttcatgcggtctggggtcctttgcgctttggggtgtcgcggggtgccctggcttctgggggtgggggtctctgcgcgggttgatccggtttgtttgtttttgtttgtttgttgttgttgtttttctcctccccaagccagGGAAGAGGGAACCCCAATTGCAGAAATCAAcgaaacctgcaagagaacagagccccctctctgttctcttgcaggtttcgttgctttctgcagttggggtttccctctgcttttccctgttgtccccaccttccaccccccttctcttacaggcctttctctgtgctgtctgtttgtgcccccccatccccgtgtctgcccccctgtccggcccgctgacaaatcaatacataattaaataaataataaaacagacaaaggagtattttaatactctcttgttaaagtaaaatctgtctggcacaatatggtatccaggtcatcatactctataccaggctgctgggcaggacaggttaaaaaattaaattaaattctagCACAATCACACAGCTGTAGTCGGGTAGGTCACCTGGTGATGTGTACTTCAGGTGTGTGCATATACCTGTTTGTTCTTTCTGTCCACTGAGGCAGCAGCTGGAATCGACATCTGATCTTTCATTTCCTTTAAGAGAAGAAAAGTCAGTCAGCACCAAATCGGATGGACCAATTCTTCAGATCCACATCAAACCGGCCCGTAGCAGCTCCATAATAAACAATAAGAAGAGtatttttaaacacataaaCCTACAGatataaaacaaacagtgaCCACGAGTACGATTAAATAAagaagctgctgtctgtggactgAAGACAGGTGACTGATGGCGTTAGAGGACCTTGACAGTCTGTCTGGTGCTGGTGATGAAGGCTTTCCTTTTCGACAGCTCTGCTGCGTCCAGGTTGAACTTCTTTGGGTTGGACTCAACGATGCGTTCACAGACAGTTAAGAAACACGTTTGTCTTTAAGTGTTCACATTTCCAAAGCACACATCACAGCTGAGACGCAGCTCTTTAAAGGATATTGATGGTCTCGTCGAGGTCCTCCAGGTCCCACTCGATGGAACGCAGGCTGTTCCTCAGCTCATTGGTCGTCCAGTCCATTTCCTCCTTGGAGGCTCCGCCCCCCTCCTGTAGCAGCTCGCACCATCTGTGATGGAGGCTCTGAGCTGCGTTCACTGCCTTCTGTA
This genomic stretch from Micropterus dolomieu isolate WLL.071019.BEF.003 ecotype Adirondacks unplaced genomic scaffold, ASM2129224v1 contig_8984, whole genome shotgun sequence harbors:
- the stx6 gene encoding syntaxin-6 — protein: MSMEDPFFVVKGEVQKAVNAAQSLHHRWCELLQEGGGASKEEMDWTTNELRNSLRSIEWDLEDLDETISIVESNPKKFNLDAAELSKRKAFITSTRQTVKEMKDQMSIPAAASVDRKNKQALLGERGAQGPIWQPDKYIRLDQQLQKANTQFIEEQQGQQQLIVEQQDEQLELVSGTIGVLKNMSERIGMELDEQSV